Proteins encoded by one window of Desulfurispira natronophila:
- the pgsA gene encoding CDP-diacylglycerol--glycerol-3-phosphate 3-phosphatidyltransferase, translating to MQLNTPNQLTVLRVALIPVLVFSLSYQGFLVDLFSVVVFSLAAITDYYDGHLARKYNLVTDFGKIMDPVADKLLVAAALICLVERGDVAAFAVILLLAREFAVTALRAVASSHGYVMPADQLGKWKTGLQITAIIMLILGWQLWFVSLQVLGLIILWLAIIIAIYSGWRYFVDYMEFRKSHDLGDFQ from the coding sequence ATGCAGCTCAATACCCCCAATCAACTTACCGTACTGCGGGTTGCTTTGATTCCGGTCCTGGTTTTCTCTCTTTCATATCAGGGTTTTCTGGTGGATCTTTTTTCAGTAGTGGTATTTTCCTTGGCGGCCATCACCGATTATTACGATGGACATCTGGCGCGAAAGTATAACCTGGTCACCGACTTTGGCAAAATCATGGATCCGGTGGCCGACAAACTGTTAGTGGCTGCTGCTCTTATATGCCTTGTAGAGCGTGGTGATGTGGCGGCCTTTGCAGTTATTCTGTTGCTGGCACGGGAGTTTGCTGTAACCGCTTTACGCGCGGTAGCCTCCTCTCACGGCTATGTCATGCCTGCTGACCAACTGGGTAAATGGAAGACCGGTCTGCAGATTACTGCCATTATTATGTTGATTCTTGGTTGGCAGCTGTGGTTTGTCAGTCTCCAGGTACTGGGGCTGATTATTTTGTGGTTGGCTATTATCATTGCCATCTACAGTGGCTGGCGCTACTTTGTGGACTATATGGAGTTTCGTAAAAGCCACGATTTGGGAGATTTTCAGTAG
- a CDS encoding cytochrome ubiquinol oxidase subunit I, whose amino-acid sequence MDLATGIEHVDWSRLQFAVTAMFHFIFVPLTLGLGFIVAIMETIYVKTGDEYWKMVTKFWMKLFAINFVVGVSTGLIMEFQFGTNWSNYSWLVGDIFGAPLAIEGIVAFFLEATFFAVMFFGWDKISKGAHLFSTWMVAIGANLSALWILVANGWMTYPVGAHFNPETARNEMLSFAEILFSPVAITKFLHTVASGYVVAALFVVGISAWYLLKGRETQFAKRSIAVAAAFGLITSIFLAMSGDESGYEIAQKQPMKMAAMEGLYDGQTQAGVVALGMLTPGKRPGDDREPFLFDIYIPYALSFMGYRDINAFVPGINDLVYGNPEQGIPAASELIERGNLAQESLAAFHDARDRGDEIAMSQHRSVIEEHAPYIGYGYLSEPTDIVPPVALTFYSFRVMVGLGVFFIVLFAATFYFLRKNTLENKTWFLRLCVLSIPLGFIAAQAGWLVAEVGRQPWAIQDLLPVQAAATSIGAGAVQITFWLFVLLFIIFFIAGFKIMLRQIVIGPQGGK is encoded by the coding sequence ATGGATCTGGCTACGGGAATTGAACATGTGGATTGGTCGCGGCTACAGTTTGCTGTGACTGCCATGTTCCACTTTATCTTTGTCCCGCTGACACTGGGGCTTGGTTTTATTGTGGCCATTATGGAGACGATTTACGTCAAAACCGGTGACGAATACTGGAAAATGGTTACGAAGTTCTGGATGAAGCTCTTTGCCATCAATTTTGTGGTGGGGGTTTCCACCGGACTGATCATGGAGTTCCAGTTCGGCACCAACTGGTCCAACTACTCCTGGCTTGTCGGAGATATATTCGGTGCTCCATTGGCAATTGAGGGTATCGTTGCCTTTTTCCTGGAGGCTACATTTTTTGCCGTCATGTTTTTTGGTTGGGATAAAATCAGCAAGGGGGCTCACCTGTTTTCTACCTGGATGGTGGCCATTGGCGCCAATCTCTCGGCACTGTGGATTCTGGTGGCCAACGGCTGGATGACCTATCCTGTCGGAGCCCACTTCAATCCTGAAACTGCTCGCAATGAGATGCTGAGCTTTGCGGAGATCCTCTTCTCTCCTGTTGCGATCACCAAGTTTCTTCATACTGTAGCCAGTGGCTATGTGGTGGCAGCTCTCTTTGTGGTGGGCATCAGCGCCTGGTATCTGCTCAAGGGTCGCGAGACCCAGTTTGCCAAGCGCAGCATAGCGGTTGCAGCTGCCTTTGGTCTGATTACTTCTATCTTCCTGGCCATGAGTGGTGATGAGTCCGGCTACGAAATTGCCCAGAAGCAGCCCATGAAGATGGCAGCCATGGAGGGCCTTTATGATGGTCAGACACAGGCCGGTGTTGTCGCACTGGGTATGCTGACTCCTGGCAAGCGCCCGGGTGATGATCGGGAGCCTTTCCTTTTTGACATCTACATTCCCTATGCACTTTCCTTTATGGGGTACCGGGATATCAACGCCTTTGTGCCTGGAATCAATGACCTGGTCTATGGTAATCCGGAGCAGGGAATACCGGCAGCAAGCGAGCTTATTGAGCGGGGCAACCTGGCTCAGGAGTCCCTGGCGGCTTTCCATGATGCCCGCGATCGTGGCGATGAAATTGCTATGAGTCAGCATCGCTCAGTAATCGAAGAGCATGCCCCCTATATTGGCTACGGCTACCTGAGTGAGCCTACCGATATTGTGCCGCCGGTGGCCCTGACATTCTACAGCTTCCGCGTCATGGTAGGTCTGGGAGTGTTCTTTATTGTCTTGTTTGCAGCTACTTTTTACTTTCTGCGCAAAAATACTTTGGAGAATAAGACCTGGTTTTTGCGACTGTGCGTTCTCTCTATTCCCCTGGGATTCATTGCCGCTCAAGCAGGCTGGCTGGTGGCTGAAGTGGGACGGCAGCCCTGGGCCATTCAGGATCTATTGCCGGTGCAGGCGGCAGCCACATCAATCGGTGCCGGGGCTGTGCAGATAACCTTCTGGCTCTTTGTACTGCTGTTTATAATTTTCTTTATTGCCGGTTTCAAAATTATGCTGCGGCAAATTGTCATCGGTCCCCAGGGAGG
- a CDS encoding CTP synthase yields the protein MGDITNRKYIFITGGVLSSLGKGLAAASIGALLEARGYRVKLQKFDPYLNIDPGTMSPYQHGEVFVTDDGAETDLDLGHYERFVSMTANRYSNITTGQVYYNVIKKERRGDYLGGTVQVIPHITDEIKRNILLGNEDAEIIMTEIGGTVGDIESLPFLESIRQFAFDVGRENVCYMHLTLIPYMSTSGELKTKPTQHSVRDLREIGIQPDILFCRTESPLSYDLREKIALFCNVKPSYVIEAIDVDTIYRVPMQFYNERADEAVLDILGLEHHSLDLSEWKRIVDRSVNPREIITIAVVGKYAKLKEAYKSLSESLGHAGIANEVRVNIKWVDAEEVDRHGADLLLHDVDGVLVPGGFGDRGVEGKVEAIRYAREKKVPFFGICLGMQCAVIEFARHICGIDGATSIEFDSQAKHPVIDFMADQKNIANLGGTMRLGKYDCRLEPGSLSHKAYGQEMVSERHRHRLEFNNKYRDELSQAGLIIAGTSPDGTLVEIVEIADHPWFVGCQFHPEFKSRPTTSHPLFRDFIQASMKSGRLFKEVE from the coding sequence ATGGGCGATATAACAAATAGAAAATATATATTTATTACCGGAGGTGTCCTCAGCTCCCTGGGAAAAGGGTTGGCGGCGGCCAGCATTGGGGCGCTCCTGGAAGCCCGTGGCTATCGGGTAAAACTGCAGAAGTTCGACCCCTATCTCAACATTGACCCGGGCACCATGAGCCCCTATCAGCATGGTGAAGTTTTTGTTACTGACGATGGTGCCGAGACTGACCTGGACTTAGGTCACTATGAGCGCTTTGTCAGCATGACAGCCAATCGCTACTCCAACATTACCACAGGGCAGGTGTACTACAACGTCATCAAGAAAGAGCGTCGTGGCGACTACTTGGGTGGTACGGTGCAGGTTATTCCCCATATAACCGACGAAATAAAGCGTAACATTCTGCTTGGCAATGAAGATGCCGAGATTATCATGACGGAGATTGGTGGCACCGTTGGAGATATCGAGAGTTTGCCTTTCCTGGAGTCTATTCGTCAGTTTGCTTTCGATGTAGGCCGTGAGAATGTCTGCTATATGCACTTGACCTTGATTCCCTATATGTCAACCTCTGGCGAGCTCAAGACCAAGCCAACCCAGCACAGCGTGCGGGATTTGCGGGAAATCGGGATCCAGCCCGATATACTCTTTTGTCGTACCGAGTCCCCCCTCTCCTACGACCTGCGGGAAAAGATTGCCCTGTTTTGTAACGTCAAGCCGAGCTATGTTATTGAAGCCATCGATGTGGATACTATTTACCGTGTGCCCATGCAATTCTATAACGAACGGGCAGATGAGGCGGTGCTGGATATTCTGGGACTTGAGCATCACAGCCTGGACCTAAGCGAGTGGAAGCGCATTGTAGACCGCAGTGTTAATCCCAGAGAGATTATTACTATCGCAGTGGTGGGCAAGTACGCTAAGCTCAAGGAGGCTTACAAGTCTCTCTCGGAGAGTCTCGGTCACGCTGGTATAGCCAACGAGGTGCGGGTAAATATCAAGTGGGTAGATGCTGAGGAAGTGGATCGCCATGGTGCTGACCTGTTGTTGCACGATGTGGACGGTGTGCTGGTTCCTGGCGGCTTTGGCGACCGGGGAGTGGAGGGCAAAGTCGAGGCTATCCGCTACGCTCGCGAAAAGAAGGTTCCTTTCTTTGGTATCTGCTTGGGTATGCAGTGCGCTGTCATTGAGTTTGCTCGTCACATCTGTGGTATTGATGGTGCCACCAGTATCGAGTTTGACAGTCAGGCCAAGCATCCGGTGATAGACTTTATGGCAGACCAGAAAAATATTGCCAACCTGGGTGGCACCATGCGCCTGGGGAAGTACGATTGCCGTCTTGAGCCCGGATCCCTATCCCATAAGGCCTATGGCCAGGAGATGGTCAGTGAGCGACATCGCCACCGCCTGGAGTTCAACAACAAGTATCGCGATGAGCTCTCTCAAGCTGGGCTTATTATTGCTGGTACCAGTCCTGACGGTACCTTGGTGGAGATTGTGGAGATTGCCGATCACCCCTGGTTTGTGGGCTGTCAGTTCCATCCGGAGTTTAAGTCGCGTCCTACAACTTCCCACCCTCTCTTTCGTGATTTTATACAGGCCAGCATGAAGAGTGGGCGACTGTTCAAGGAAGTAGAGTAG
- a CDS encoding outer membrane protein assembly factor has protein sequence MIGEILTIAIIGVSDGDRELLERLFPTPMDRQTVESVVEQVDGLRFFRVKEAELEGQHLQLNISRSYPVEDIVLRGNWAFLDSTIFQELSAFPVYDTDTRTIARLEQQVRTFYHLSGYLDVEVNVVPRRQGYTSILQVNIRENSPYVVTDLTYLGHTDIANPPTIIPGTFFEPYRIIRSLERWKLRAIEKGYVNADYFFSYEQNERTFPGFAITAPFKTLLNFFNPRRGISVYYGLYPGEQLDITIEAPDAVDRKGLLDSIRLDQRTAIDDFEIPIIASDTRRYLRRQGFRVEDVYVSGNQDEIFIGIEAHRIHYEEVGIESPYWGKAMEQQLPLYRADEGFDHSGLNRLQGDIRREAANRAVDARTSLREDTPKSATVTVDMRFPRLPLVLSVSDGLDGNNSLQEQAVDSLYELYHHNERSIDDSRYLAQHIQRLYAEKGYLKARAQVQRSVLDRHVAVEVLVDPGPRYRNASVLTFGAESTSRRYVRRVMRYSQMDEYASLSAIEQAQQNIESERIFSYSNYQGIKVGERYYHVVQAEDRGNIFGAVALGYDSFYGPNVQFRVGHGNVMGRGGELTATQRQSARRSISALEYHEDFSFGIPIDTTYTLSRTRAERQSYTSHVDLFSMTIRHFLHESIPLSFSYSHSEYGYRSVSSGLDRGEDYDDGAYHHVGVNVRYNRTDSLVAPTKGFDLQSSYLRSLSQSQRHSDFQTLTLKGSYYLPPWRRGVIALHGEAGQISRDDRLPIPLESRFSLGGANSVRGFEHERVALRSAGGARIGGLAYDRVTAEYRHAFGNIETVLYYDMGNVYPEQLWQDGPSDPYTGVGTGLRYRTPVGPIRLDVAKATTHKTEADSYEIYLTIGYSF, from the coding sequence ATGATTGGGGAAATTCTTACCATCGCTATAATCGGTGTCTCTGATGGGGATCGGGAGTTATTGGAACGACTCTTTCCCACCCCTATGGATCGCCAGACGGTGGAGTCGGTTGTGGAGCAGGTTGATGGGCTGCGGTTTTTTCGTGTGAAAGAAGCCGAGCTGGAGGGTCAGCACCTGCAGCTGAACATATCTCGAAGCTATCCCGTGGAGGATATTGTGTTGCGGGGTAACTGGGCTTTTCTTGACAGTACAATTTTTCAGGAGCTTTCTGCCTTTCCCGTTTACGATACTGATACTCGGACCATTGCCAGGCTGGAGCAGCAGGTGCGTACATTCTATCATCTCAGTGGCTATCTTGATGTGGAAGTGAACGTGGTTCCTCGCCGTCAGGGTTATACGAGTATCCTGCAGGTGAATATCCGTGAAAACAGCCCTTATGTTGTGACGGACCTGACTTACCTGGGGCACACCGATATAGCCAATCCGCCTACAATTATCCCTGGCACCTTTTTTGAGCCCTACCGCATTATTCGCTCCCTGGAGAGGTGGAAGCTCCGGGCTATTGAAAAGGGTTATGTCAATGCCGACTATTTTTTTAGCTATGAGCAAAATGAGCGCACTTTTCCTGGTTTTGCTATAACGGCTCCCTTCAAAACTTTGCTGAATTTCTTTAATCCTCGGCGAGGCATCAGCGTTTACTATGGGCTCTACCCTGGGGAGCAGCTGGATATAACCATCGAAGCACCGGACGCGGTTGACCGGAAGGGGTTGCTTGACAGTATTCGCCTGGATCAACGTACCGCCATTGACGACTTTGAGATTCCCATTATTGCCAGTGATACTCGTCGTTACCTGCGGCGCCAGGGATTTCGTGTAGAGGACGTTTATGTCAGTGGTAATCAGGATGAAATCTTCATTGGCATTGAAGCTCACCGTATCCACTACGAAGAAGTAGGCATTGAAAGCCCCTACTGGGGGAAGGCGATGGAGCAGCAGTTGCCATTATATCGTGCTGATGAAGGCTTTGATCACTCCGGCCTGAATCGTTTACAGGGGGATATTCGGCGGGAAGCGGCGAATCGGGCTGTGGATGCTCGCACTAGTTTAAGGGAAGATACACCAAAGTCAGCCACGGTGACAGTGGATATGCGTTTTCCTCGGCTTCCTCTGGTGCTGAGCGTCAGTGATGGGCTAGACGGTAACAACTCCCTGCAGGAGCAGGCTGTTGACTCGCTTTATGAGCTTTATCATCACAATGAGCGTTCTATTGATGACTCCCGCTATTTGGCTCAGCACATTCAGCGTCTCTACGCCGAAAAAGGGTACCTGAAGGCTCGGGCGCAGGTGCAGCGTTCGGTGCTTGATCGGCATGTGGCAGTCGAGGTGCTGGTAGATCCGGGCCCTCGCTATCGCAATGCCTCGGTGTTGACTTTTGGTGCTGAGAGTACTTCGCGGCGCTATGTGCGTCGGGTTATGCGCTACTCACAGATGGACGAGTATGCGAGTCTGAGTGCTATTGAGCAGGCGCAGCAAAACATAGAGTCTGAGCGGATATTTTCTTACAGCAACTATCAGGGCATCAAGGTAGGGGAGCGCTATTACCATGTGGTGCAAGCAGAGGATCGGGGCAATATATTCGGAGCGGTGGCGCTGGGGTACGACTCTTTCTACGGCCCTAACGTCCAGTTTCGGGTGGGGCACGGTAATGTGATGGGCCGCGGAGGTGAGTTGACAGCAACGCAGCGCCAAAGCGCCCGTCGCAGCATCAGCGCCCTTGAATATCACGAAGATTTCTCCTTTGGTATCCCCATTGACACGACCTATACCCTCTCCCGCACTCGGGCGGAGCGACAGAGCTATACTTCTCACGTTGACCTGTTTTCCATGACGATACGTCACTTTTTGCACGAGAGTATTCCTCTGAGCTTCAGTTACTCTCACAGTGAATATGGATATCGCTCTGTCAGTAGTGGCCTGGACCGGGGGGAGGACTACGATGATGGCGCCTATCACCATGTGGGGGTCAATGTTCGCTACAATCGTACCGACAGCCTTGTGGCTCCAACCAAAGGTTTTGATCTGCAAAGTTCATATCTTCGCTCACTGAGTCAATCTCAACGCCATTCAGACTTTCAGACCCTTACGCTCAAGGGGAGTTATTATCTGCCGCCCTGGCGACGCGGTGTCATTGCGCTGCATGGTGAAGCGGGGCAAATCAGTCGGGATGACAGGCTTCCCATACCCCTTGAAAGTCGTTTCTCCCTGGGTGGTGCCAATTCGGTGCGTGGCTTTGAGCATGAAAGAGTAGCCCTGCGCAGTGCCGGCGGTGCTCGCATCGGTGGGCTTGCTTATGACCGGGTTACAGCGGAGTATCGTCACGCTTTTGGTAATATCGAAACGGTCCTCTACTATGATATGGGGAATGTTTATCCAGAGCAGCTGTGGCAGGATGGTCCTTCAGATCCCTATACCGGTGTAGGCACCGGGTTGCGTTACCGAACTCCGGTGGGTCCCATACGCCTGGATGTAGCCAAGGCAACAACACATAAGACTGAAGCAGACAGTTATGAGATATACTTGACCATTGGCTACAGTTTTTAG
- a CDS encoding translocation/assembly module TamB domain-containing protein, with the protein MKKILLITGLLVLILAAGILWISQKVEGVVDYLQQEHGLEISYRTLSANLTGIFFSDLTISYASHHASFEEVRATVFWQFPLSLPGVGVVFSNGQVELASLDDLPVVASDAKAQKKEEASGMSIEETIGRYSALFRGIQMDNLDVQWPGGKVEGVQLGIDDNFQFRLRTELIEVSGEELRAFNAHGRLRPDRLQLDLTRASLGWQDYTLRAYGTLDRAGMEVVLFSQLPLDIPHLSSRVDLEVRVHGPWDEIGYEGEVHTLSATVLGYEDFPDLEVYFQGDFSGLTASVEPRQGDDLHLLLAADFASGDVELKATLHELDLQRYLMPRLPFIAFEDISGVVTGRWIMQQQAFAGSAELDFCYDSFWEPLEATVNTDVVISSRGVRFLGGQVRSPAFEAQGGGKLSYDFEDFFSLWFNGTAHDLAPILRAFNVDFIEGTSRFHVDLHGPLRSPLLEVAVDAPYLEIFDGELQDASGQMWLDGRSLQFQSVRARSGDGEALVPRGSLTIHAVDEIKLDLDFYGSDIALGDALAFGNIGDLPLLPTIQRAEGRVWGEVRDLQVQARGELSPHELGGMIIPALRVEGGLAHRRVSAKVQDEQEQHFLEGWVDFDGDMALQAQGQQLDMQEIWSEMPSDWSVAASSYAVDVEGTVQNPVGRADIHGVQVSHKSQDLLVQSHLQLDYRDQVLTAEAVTLDVLSPLIASGHGSTFSHRVAGEGRGEQELFSTLSTELGTLEVRASLEALHLVSVAVEGEVDLRMVPLFVDDQLQASGAARIVLEGDDVIVGQIRMLSGSELYHDEHPQLRVRQLSSRVYFDRTAMQGGLENISLRIGRDGTGTGQVRFEFPESGAIIYDVQYQVRNLFYQERDNIFLLDSQGEIHGDSRDEPVGVAQVDVRRGQINIRTANGDGTPAAPAPVIPGDWTVHVRGGSPVRVSLDQGNLMLLPDVEGRLYAGTLNLEGRIEVLSGALVLNRDHYVLQRGFLEFDGGMEPRLDITATTSKQGHQVFVHVTGTSDNPQLRFRSIPALPQEQIVSLLVLGSYDDDISPTAAASHVLANQVAETLNTMTGPVLRGEAAFRVAPSGLMGESPDIALTTELSERMEIRITRELSAEGAQQFQVIYKLFDFLHVRGREEFGGSYGVDLEYRIGR; encoded by the coding sequence ATGAAAAAGATACTACTTATCACGGGACTTCTCGTACTAATACTTGCTGCTGGCATTCTCTGGATATCCCAGAAGGTGGAAGGAGTTGTGGACTACCTGCAGCAAGAGCATGGTCTGGAAATTTCCTATCGAACTCTTTCAGCCAATTTAACTGGCATTTTTTTTTCTGATCTAACGATTAGCTACGCCTCTCACCACGCCAGCTTCGAGGAAGTGCGAGCCACGGTTTTTTGGCAATTTCCCCTGTCCCTGCCTGGTGTTGGGGTGGTTTTCAGTAATGGTCAGGTGGAGTTGGCTTCTCTGGACGATTTACCTGTGGTCGCCAGTGATGCCAAAGCTCAGAAAAAAGAAGAAGCGTCCGGGATGTCTATAGAGGAAACAATAGGTCGTTACAGCGCTCTGTTTCGTGGCATTCAAATGGATAACCTGGATGTGCAGTGGCCTGGTGGAAAAGTGGAAGGTGTGCAGCTGGGTATTGATGATAACTTTCAGTTTCGTTTGCGCACTGAGCTGATTGAGGTGTCGGGAGAAGAGTTGCGGGCTTTCAATGCCCACGGTCGTTTGCGGCCGGATCGCTTGCAACTGGATCTGACCCGGGCTTCCCTCGGCTGGCAAGACTATACGCTGCGGGCCTACGGCACGCTGGACAGGGCCGGCATGGAAGTCGTGCTGTTCAGCCAGCTGCCCCTGGACATTCCCCACCTCAGTAGCCGTGTCGACTTGGAGGTTCGAGTTCATGGACCATGGGATGAGATAGGCTATGAAGGAGAGGTCCATACTCTGTCGGCTACGGTGCTGGGTTACGAAGACTTTCCTGATTTAGAAGTCTACTTTCAGGGCGACTTTTCCGGGCTTACCGCTTCGGTAGAGCCTCGGCAGGGTGATGACCTGCACCTATTGCTGGCAGCAGACTTTGCTTCTGGTGATGTGGAGCTGAAAGCAACCCTGCATGAGTTGGACCTGCAGCGCTATCTTATGCCCCGTTTGCCTTTTATTGCCTTTGAGGATATCAGCGGGGTGGTGACCGGCCGTTGGATAATGCAGCAGCAAGCTTTTGCGGGCTCGGCAGAACTGGATTTTTGTTATGATAGTTTTTGGGAGCCACTGGAGGCTACGGTAAATACTGATGTTGTAATCAGCTCTCGCGGGGTGCGTTTTTTGGGCGGTCAGGTGCGTTCACCGGCATTTGAAGCTCAAGGAGGCGGGAAATTAAGCTACGATTTTGAGGACTTTTTCTCCCTCTGGTTTAATGGAACGGCCCATGACTTGGCCCCTATACTAAGGGCTTTCAATGTGGACTTTATTGAAGGGACGTCCCGATTTCATGTGGATCTGCATGGTCCACTGCGCAGCCCTTTGCTTGAGGTGGCAGTAGATGCGCCCTACCTGGAAATTTTTGACGGTGAGCTGCAAGATGCGTCGGGGCAGATGTGGCTGGATGGGCGATCTCTGCAATTTCAATCGGTACGGGCTCGCAGTGGTGACGGTGAGGCCCTGGTCCCTCGTGGGAGTTTGACCATCCATGCGGTGGACGAGATAAAGTTGGATCTTGATTTTTACGGCAGCGATATTGCTTTGGGCGATGCTTTAGCATTTGGGAACATTGGCGATCTGCCGCTGCTCCCTACTATTCAACGGGCTGAAGGTCGTGTGTGGGGAGAAGTGCGCGATTTGCAGGTACAAGCACGCGGTGAACTTTCCCCCCATGAGCTTGGTGGCATGATAATTCCTGCCCTGCGTGTGGAGGGGGGCTTGGCGCATCGCCGTGTCAGCGCCAAAGTACAGGATGAACAGGAGCAACACTTCCTGGAGGGCTGGGTAGATTTTGATGGTGATATGGCTCTGCAGGCCCAGGGTCAACAATTGGATATGCAGGAGATTTGGAGTGAAATGCCCAGCGATTGGAGCGTAGCTGCCAGCAGCTACGCTGTGGATGTGGAAGGTACAGTGCAAAACCCCGTAGGTAGAGCTGACATACACGGTGTGCAAGTGTCTCATAAATCTCAGGATCTTTTGGTGCAGTCCCACTTGCAGTTGGACTATCGGGATCAGGTGCTTACGGCGGAGGCGGTGACGCTGGATGTGTTGAGTCCGTTGATTGCCAGCGGGCACGGCAGTACCTTCAGCCACCGGGTTGCTGGTGAAGGTCGCGGAGAGCAGGAGCTTTTTTCAACCTTGAGCACAGAGCTGGGAACCCTTGAGGTCCGTGCCAGCCTGGAAGCATTGCATTTAGTATCAGTAGCGGTGGAAGGGGAAGTAGACTTGCGCATGGTGCCCCTGTTTGTAGATGACCAGCTACAAGCCAGTGGCGCGGCCAGGATTGTGCTGGAGGGCGATGATGTCATTGTGGGGCAGATTCGCATGCTTTCAGGCTCTGAGCTTTATCACGATGAGCACCCCCAGTTGCGGGTGCGCCAGCTGAGCTCACGGGTTTATTTTGATCGCACTGCCATGCAGGGAGGGCTGGAGAATATTTCTCTGCGCATTGGTCGAGATGGTACTGGCACCGGACAGGTGCGATTTGAGTTTCCTGAATCTGGCGCCATTATCTATGACGTTCAGTATCAGGTGCGCAACCTCTTTTACCAAGAGCGTGATAATATTTTTTTGCTGGACTCTCAGGGGGAAATACATGGGGATAGCCGGGATGAACCGGTGGGGGTGGCACAGGTGGATGTGCGTCGCGGGCAGATCAACATTCGCACGGCGAATGGTGATGGAACGCCGGCGGCTCCTGCCCCTGTAATTCCTGGCGACTGGACGGTACATGTGCGCGGAGGATCTCCGGTGCGGGTTTCCCTGGACCAGGGCAACCTTATGTTGTTGCCGGATGTAGAAGGTCGTCTGTATGCCGGTACTCTTAATCTTGAAGGACGCATCGAGGTCCTCTCTGGCGCGTTAGTCCTCAACCGCGATCACTACGTGCTGCAGCGAGGTTTTTTGGAGTTTGATGGCGGCATGGAGCCACGTCTCGATATTACAGCCACTACCAGCAAGCAGGGGCATCAGGTTTTTGTCCACGTAACAGGCACTTCCGACAATCCCCAGCTTCGGTTTCGCAGTATTCCCGCTTTACCCCAGGAGCAGATCGTTAGTCTGCTGGTGCTGGGAAGTTATGATGACGATATTTCGCCCACTGCCGCAGCATCTCATGTGTTGGCCAATCAGGTTGCCGAGACGTTGAACACTATGACGGGGCCGGTTTTACGGGGAGAGGCTGCCTTCCGGGTTGCCCCCAGTGGCCTTATGGGTGAAAGCCCCGATATTGCCTTGACCACCGAGCTTTCGGAGCGCATGGAGATTCGTATTACCCGTGAACTTAGTGCTGAGGGGGCGCAGCAATTTCAGGTTATCTACAAGCTCTTTGACTTTTTGCATGTGCGGGGGCGTGAGGAGTTTGGTGGTTCCTATGGTGTCGATCTTGAGTATCGGATAGGTCGTTGA